The proteins below are encoded in one region of Hordeum vulgare subsp. vulgare chromosome 3H, MorexV3_pseudomolecules_assembly, whole genome shotgun sequence:
- the LOC123440271 gene encoding dof zinc finger protein 5 encodes MLSHVEMAPAGAAGGFKLFGKVITQCVEGTQASPSPSPSASPVFAAQDEDRRLHGETDRTAIKREAADMESSRQQQQGAEASRRTQLQESAEARAAAAPLPCPRCRSRETKFCYFNNYNVNQPRHFCKACHRYWTAGGALRNVPIGAGRRKNRPLGPIATVAGHHHRAAAGFVLGFPSPSSSPTSPSPVYADRWQLGPDPRF; translated from the coding sequence ATGCTCTCCCACGTCGAGATGGCACCCGCGGGGGCCGCCGGCGGCTTCAAGCTCTTCGGCAAGGTCATCACGCAGTGCGTCGAGGGGACCCAGGCCTCGCCCTCCCCGTCCCCGTCGGCGTCGCCCGTGTTCGCCGCGCAGGACGAGGACCGGCGGCTGCACGGCGAGACGGACCGGACGGCGATCAAGCGGGAGGCGGCGGACATGGAATCCTCGCGTCAGCAGCAGCAGGGAGCGGAGGCGTCGCGGCGGACGCAGCTGCAGGAGTCGGCGGAGGCGCGCGCGGCCGCGGCGCCGCTGCCGTGCCCGCGGTGCCGGAGCCGGGAGACCAAGTTCTGCTACTTCAACAACTACAACGTCAACCAGCCGCGCCACTTCTGCAAGGCCTGCCACCGCTACTGGACGGCCGGCGGCGCGCTCCGCAACGTGCCCATCGGCGCCGGCCGCCGCAAGAACCGCCCGCTCGGCCCCATCGCCACCGTCGCTGgccaccaccaccgcgccgccgccggcTTCGTCCTCGGCTTCCCCAGCCCTTCCTCCTCCCCCACCTCCCCCTCGCCCGTCTACGCCGACCGGTGGCAGCTCGGCCCGGACCCCCGCTTCTGA